The region TAATGAGCTAAACATCTCAGCAAGAAAACAATCGATCTAACTAGGAGGTCAAGTAacatatacacatataacaaaatatgGTTCTCTATACGATATGATATACGAAATAAATGCTTTCGATacattttcttatttttattcgaTACACAAAATACACATACtacataaaaaataataattcaaaatccataatccatgccacgaccactacaacctggtgataacggtcctaaattttcagaaaagtGTTACTACAATCCGATGATTATGGTCCTAatttcttattcgatattttcacaaaacaTGACATCCAAAATTATCTTCTAGACACCACTCATATACACAAAAATATATATACTCTAAGACACAGTACTTTCAAATATCTCATCCATTAACCCACGTTTTGAAAATCAgatatctatactattatattaaagacgaaacaatAAAAGTTTGGTTAGTAGTCGGTATGGTCACCGTAATTATactaatatttaaaataaaacactctcACAAATAGATAAATATTCATAACAGAATTAGATACTGTCTAATGGTTTTCGTTTATTAAAGATGAAACAATGAAAGTTTGGTTCTTAGTCAGTCTGATCACCGTAATTATAGcaatatttaaattaaaacattctcacaaatagataaatattaataacagagttataatatgtctaatatttttcgttaaaataaaataatatataaaattcaccCGGCCGgactaaacaaaattatactattgatctaattttaaataaaaatttaataaaactGCATATAGTTAGTTGAATTTTAAGAATCAggctataataaaataataaatattattgatcccacaaaaaattattatattattggaCCAAAGTATAACAAAATAAAACTTTGAAAAGAAATTCGTGAGTTCGAAATAATACCATCAAACTACCGGTCGGACTATtcaaaattatactattgatccaattttaaataaaaaaataaaaaaacatgtatataattagttggatttgaagaatcaggctaaaataaaataataaatattatatatccCACTAAAAACATTATATTATTGGACAggaatataatataataaaaatttgaaagaaaatttatggggtcgatataatgtcatcataacaaaataataaatattatccattcggtctaaaataaaataataatcaccctgagctaaaataaaattaaacaaaatagtaagtataattagctggatttggttgatataacTGGCCTCAAGCTAACATATTTGTCATTGACACATAAAATTTTAACATTGGTTCGAGTTTAAATATATTGAACTAACATAAATCTGAATATAGCTGGTTGGATTTGGTTGGTTAACAGACTAATGATAATTCGTATACATTGATATCGGCTAAAATTTaccttttaattaaatataataatctttCGTAAACATActtataaatatcaataaaaatataaatttcaatcattacattattttttaaaactgTAGTATCACTAACTTATTCACctatattaataattattatcaaatcatattattaaaattttaaataaataagtttcataacttaaaatttttacttcaaattaaattcaaaaaaattatgttatattaaaaataatccgtgcatcgcacgtgTTTTAGGCTAGAACACATATAATacacaattttgaaaatattcgcaaaatcgatcgaaaacttacctcaaaacctgaccCGATCTCAATTTACCCTTTTAaccctctaaacgatattttattaaaaaatacgAAATACGAAAGTTGAaaagaacgaaaagacctttcgGAAAAGTCCCGAATCAACGAATTCTGAAATACGATGAATTttatacgaattttacaagactgctgattttgGTGTATAAAAGCCCTACAAATTTTAGTAATTAAGATGAGCAAAacgaatatgatgtatttataacgataaaAAACAAAACACTAattcttaacctacaagttatccatattaaaatCAGATCCAAATTCTAGGTCTATTCGTCCAATTTAATTTTAAATACTAGACTTAATCCAGttttatttttttctattatttttttattataattattttaaaaattacgggatattacatcaTGAAATAGTTTTTTTTCCCACTGAGACGTGATCAATGATCTTATCTCTGCACTTTTCTAGGTCTTGGCAAAAATTTATTTTTACTTGGTCGGAAACAACTTAATGTGCACGAAAattcttaaaataagtaacttataactAAAAATGAATAACGGACTTATAAATGATAATTAGATGGatacttataagttaaataagtgtttggTTAAATGTCAGAATATTTTTTACTTAACTGggctaaaataaataaattttaaatataattatcttaattcgtaAATTTTAATTCAGAAAGACGACTAataacataaattttaaaacaaaaattaataaataagcgaaaaatcaaaataagttgaatAAAAGTACGTCGTTcctaacattcaacttattagcttataagttataaattcgaCTTATAAACTGGGTCGACAAATGCTCATCGATAAGTACTTAATAATTTATAAGCCAATAAGTAACTTTTTTTGATAGCCAAACAGATATCTAATCCACTCTAAGTCATAAACCCTAACAAATTACTCTTTTCAACTTTTTCAAGTTTCTAATTTTGATGACTTACACTTAACCAACTGGCACACTTTCAAATTGACCCGCAGATGCATATATTTGCATATACATTTTGAGTCTGCACTGAAATGACATATCATATACATTTGCGTGTAACTTTGTTTTTAATTGATGCCTTATTGAATGCATGTATTTGCATGAATACAAGAAAATGGTTCTTTCAAAATGAAGTTGAAACCTTCAATACACATGGACCACCATAAGAAGTAAGTGGACTAGGAGAACAGAACAAATGATGAGTTTTTATTATAGAAAAAGAAACATTACTAACCAAGTCCTTTTCTTATTATTTTTCAAGAACATGAGAATTAAATACAAAATTTAATACTACTAACAAGACAAGTTTTAGGGAAGAAGAACTCCCTAGCTCTATAAACTTTTACAGAAAAAATCGAATGGTATCAAACTTTTACATTCACAACATTTTCCAAATTTTTAGGATTTTTGACATGCAGTGTATACATCAAACTTATGTATAAGCTATCAACATATGTTAATTCATTTGTTCAAGTATATAGCTCCAAATTTTTAGCTAGATATAATATGGATGGAGGTCGCGATATACGGGCTCATCCATATTTATCGATTCAAGGTAAATATTTTGAGAAAAATTTCCGTGAATAAAAAGAACCTAAAATAGAAAGATTTAAGTGCCCATAAAATTGATATGAGCCCTTGTATTTACGTCCACTTCTCGTGTTTAACGTATTCACAAAATATTTTCGCACACAAATGTTTACACCCAATATTACTCGTCAAGACTCAACGCTCGTATCTTTAAACTTTGCAAACAAAGAATCAAATGGTGCAAATTCGTCAATAAAAACTTGGtgtagtgttgagtttttttgACCTAACTCCTGTATGTGCGTGCTTAAGTAGTTAACAAAAAAATGGTAAAAACTTTAACATTTCCACACCATTTTTTTCCAAATTTCTATGGTTTTCCACATGCGGTTTATACATGAAGCACAAGTGTACAAGTATAAGCTATCGACATATATCAATTCATTTGTTTGAGTATCAGGTCTATATATAAGCACTACTTCCACATCAGCTTTTTATTGCCGGAACATCTTTCACGGCCAGAGCATTCTCCGACTCAGCGGCCTCTCGGAACTTCTTGTAAATGTCACTTTTATAGAACTTCCTAGTCCTAAGCACCAAAACAACCGAAGCGAGGGCACCAAAAGCTGTCACAACAGTGATTATAATAAAAGCCAATTTGAAACATTCATCTCCAATGCATTCCAATGACTCTCCTTTAATTCGATCTCGTCCCGAAGCTCTCAGTTGCTTCAAGGCCTCTTTGTCGTATAAATCACCGGTGACCCTTACATTGAGCACATATAATCCAATTGGACTTGCCACGGACCCGAAATTATATAATGTGGAGTAGTACTTTAGGCCAAAAATCTCGGAGATTATGGCGAAAAGCAAAGGCCATTGTGCACCGAAGCAGAACCCTATGATTATCGACGCGAAGTAAAGGGAGTTAGGGACATTGAAAGCGATAAGAAGGTGACCAACACATGATAAAATGAGCGTCGTTGTAAGCATTAGCGGCCTCGGAAATTTGTAATTTTTCAGTAAGGTTTCGGATAGAAAACCAGCTACAACTCGTCCAAGGTAATTCCATATGCTAACAAGTGATACGAATGTACTAATGCTGTGTTTTGAGTATCCTTGTGAGATTCCAATTTGTCCCAAATTATCGATAGCTGTTAATGTACCACCAACGCCACAAGTTGTCGCCACGAAGAGGATTAGCATGTCCATGCTAAAGAGTGCTTGAAGTATAGTGTAGTCATCTCCTCGGGCTGGTGGTCGAAAAACATTTTGCATGCACGAATCATCTTTCGGTGAAGCCGGTGGTTGATTCGATACTGGTACAGGAGTTTCTTGAGATGGTTTCTCAGTAATGACATTTACTTGAGAAAGAGAAATTTCGACTTTTGCTTGTTGTTTAACCTTCCAGAGATTATATTCCTCTTGTACAACAACTGCAAGGGGTAGCATAAGAAAAAACACGACCACGGCAGTGCTTCCACGAAACTGATTCCTCGTAAATGAAACTTGTTTATCGACAATTATAGCCACCATGAGAAAACCCGCAAGGCCAAGTGAGATGTATAGAAATTTGTAGAAAATTTTGAGCTCATTCACTTGTCGAACGACTTTCAATATCCGAATTGTACGTAGAAAAACGAAGGAAACAGCTGCAGGAAGCCAGCCTATAAGCAAAATAAGAGACTTTGTATTGGATCCATAGGCTGCATGGTAAATTTGCGTGATGATTGCTCCACTAAGTCCTACAAAACCCTTGAGTATCCCGAGTACCGCGCCTCGGCTCTCGGGGAAGTTTTGTACACAAGTGACAAGAGCGCCGGTGTTGGCAAAAGATTGAGAGTTTGCTCCAATACATAAGTATAAACACATGTGCCAAACTTGAGGAGTTGAAATTCTTTTGGTGACAGCAAGCCAGATCATAAAGTATCCGAAAAAGTTTAGAACTGCGCCTATTGAGAGGACAACGTAAGGCGGAGTAACTTCATTGATTAGGCCGGAGAGAACTCCGACGTTTGCTCCCAAGTCTTTGAAGAAGCTGAGCAGGTTTAGGGTTGATTGGTCATAACCTAGGACGGATTTGATGTCACCGGAGTAAAGGCTGAACATGTAGGTTGCACCGGCAACCGACATAATTAGAAATGATGCAAACATCATGAACCACCGACCGGCAAGGATTTGTAGGGTTAGGGTTTTCATCATGTTAGGGCTCATGTCTGCACCGGCAAATACTATATAGCTTATTTAGCTGGTTATGAGACCTCTAGCTAGTGCTAGCTTATTTAGCTAGTTAGAAAGtttgatatttaaatatttaatccaCAAGGAGTTCTTTTATAGTAAGGGGATACTTAAAATTCCTACATGTTTGGGATTTTTATAGAAGAGAACTTGAAATAGAAGTGAGAATTGTAGTGGAGACTTTTGTGCAAGTTTTTTGACTCGTATAGATGGGCCTGTAGAAATTAACAGATGGATACCTGTAGAAAATTTGAGATTTATTTAGTGGAGGAGACTGGTGATTGAAAACTAAAAATAGTAACTAACTAGTCAATAAAAGATGGCTGTGGCTTGTGTGGTTGTGATTGATaccctggaagaggaagatactTGGAAGAAATAATTTAGTAGTGAAGATATTAATTATATGGAAAGGCATTTGTTTTGACTATTGCAGTTAAATTAAATGTATAATTGGGAGCTTATTAATATGTGCTGTATTATCTCTCAAGTCCTCCTACCCAAATACAAGGAGAGATTGTCCCATAAGACTTTCCGTCCATACATACAGTTTGCTCCAAacaaaaaaagaagaaagaagtCTACTATTTTTCCCAAAATGTTAAAATAGGGAATGTACCTGTCTGGCAAGTAGATGTAGAAACTTATCATTTAGTGTTGAGCAAGCCCCATTTGCAAAGCTGTTGTGGGGGTCCTGGTGGAGCCTTCACTTATAAAGTTAACTTGATATTGTGTGAATTGTAACCTGTATATCAGATACTCTTAGACTAATCAACCATTAGAACCTTTTACTGGTGTAGGCTTCGATGATGTACACTTCAATTTGGCACATACAGTCCACCGAAGTAACTAGTTGCAAAGCCAAAGTAAGAACCTATTGAAATGGATTCTTAGATCAAAAGGTTAAAATATCATTTCCACATCCATAGTTTCTAGTGTCTACATAATTCTTTAACAATCAGTTCCTAGGGCAATCACTGATCAGGGATTTGAAAAGACAAACTAGCAGAGACTTCACGAAAATCATCGGCGTCGAGCGTCGAACATCAAAAGCTGAAAAATTGCAAACATCCTACGAACATATAGAAATTCGATACCCATAAACTACTAGTACAGTTTAGAACTGATAGGATGATCTAGTAACGGTCGAAGGAAGAGGGTTGTCCTGCCCTCCTGGGGCGGTCATACGGACCAGCTCTGTCTCTGTAACCTTTTCCTTCATAGCGTGCTGGACCTCCACCTCCATACCTTTCACTGCTTCGCCTTGGGCCAGCATCCCTTTCATACAGTCTCTCTTTGCCATATCCATTTGTTGGGTAGCGATCTGAATCTCCATACCGATCACCTACAAAGCGATCACTGCTGGGAGGATACCTGGATGATTATGTAGTAAAAGTGATGGACATTAAAATACTAGTTTTCCTGAGAACATATAAACGCAAGCAGTAAAGATTTTTTTTAGCAAACACTATCATATCCAGTTTCAATAGAAATGCAGACAGAATCAAGTCACACAGCCTCTTGCTTGTAGGGACCAAAAACAACCAAGGCGGCCAGCTTTCTATACTAATATGGCATAATGAGAGAAGTATATTATTAAAGACATAATTAAGCTTTATATTAAGACGAGGATACCTGTCAGTAACATAATCACGACTCCCATATTTTGTCTCTCTGATTTCATAGCGATCCCCTCCATAACGTCCTCCATCATATCTATCATCAACAAAACGATCACGTTCACCATATCGATCACCAAAACGATCCCCACGGCCACCAGACCCAGCAAACCTGGAGACCGATGACAAATGACCACCAACTCGGCCACCACCTGCTGAAGGGCAGTCTCGGGCCCAGTGCCCAGGCCTCCCACACTTGAAGCACTCGTCTGGCCCTGACGATCTATCTCCTCCATAGCTTCCCCTGCCACCAGATGGGTAACCTGCACTATAGCGCTGACCTGCATCATCACCACCCATCTTTGGCTGGGCCTTGTTCACTGAGATTGCTCGATCACCCAACTCCCTGCCATGCATTTCCCTTATTGCATCTTCCATTCCACGACGATCTGCAAATGTCAGAAATCCAAAGCCCCGAGGGCGCCCAGTGTCTCTTTCCATCATGATCTACAGTTTGAAGTTCACAAGACAAATATTCATAAATTAGCACCAACAGAGAACCACTATGGAGAGGAATCCTAAAGAACAGTGTATACTCATAATTTGATGCCGTGTAAGAACACTCATACAGTATGCTACTTCTAATGACGGTTATTAGTAACTCAGATCAAGTCAGCCTGAATCCAGGTACCTAAGTAATTGTATAAAGTACACTATTAGCATATACTTGCATTCTAAAAAATTATCAGGCTTCAATAAAGAGATAATATATATAAGCATTTCGTAACCTCAAATTATCATTTGCAGATTATAAATCAATAATCTAGTCACATACGACCAACACATATACAATTACTAAATCAACTAAAGTAGAGTCTAATTATCTAGCTCATCTAGATCATGTTGCAGCCATGCAAGCCAAACTGTTTATGCTCCAATATTTTCATAAATTACATAAATGCATTTCGGCTTCCTCTTCTGGACCTACTCAATATATTCAGCAATGTGCAAGAGCAAGCAAGGATAAGCAAGTGCACCTTTCAAACTTTAAAGAAGTATTCAATAGACGATATGGCGTGATCTCATCTTCGAGTTGAAAAGATTCACCATGAACTGGTTGACAAACCATACTATTTTACAATCACATATACACTATCCCATGAGCTATAATATATTATTTAGGAAATATTTACTGTGATCCTAATATTTATCTTTATATTGTGCAGACTCTTTATTTCACCTTGGGTACCCGTCTTCTATTCAAATATTTGAACTCCCAACAGGAGTAAGGGCACTAGAACCTTAAAGCAAAAACATGTCAGAGTCCAAATCTTAGAAACATGGACATATATTCATGTTGGCCACTTCCAGCTGAGTCCAGGTAACATAATTTATATAATTGTTTTCATGTAGTATTATGTTATGTTCAGGGTGAGGAATTATATTCTGCCAATATACATAAAACAAGCATTTCAAGCACTAATTGTTAATAGAAGTAAAAAGTTTTCTTACTTGAATAGGAGAGTCCAGAATACTGTAcaattcaatctttgaaagaacTTAACACTGTTTTGCTCGCAACGTAATATAGAACAGTCAAACCCCGGTATAAAGCATGCATGCACTGAATGTTACAAGGCTCAATGAAATAACTACAGACGCCATTCGCTCGAGTACAGTTTATTCAAAATAAAGCAGAACCTCTCATTTGACCACTAGATTTCAAACAGCACAAACAGAAAGTGAACTCAAACGGAACCATGAACAACCATGAAGGGGAGGAAACAAGAAGTAAGAATCTGTTACGTCTTCAACACAAAACATTCCAAAAAGATAATTTAATACGGAAAATCAACAGCATCAAGCGACACTAAAAACAAGTTGACTTCAAAATCGTACGTGTCAAAAGTTGGTGTCAAAGACGTCTCCTAATCCTTCTCCAGAAAACATTGAATTAGTGTCAAATCCATATGAATCACTAGTTCACAACCTATTTCAGACTTGAGGTGAACTGATTAGCCTGACTCATGTTCCTACGCATCAGTAAGCAATCAAATTCAACTCATTAGGCCAAGTTCAAACACTGATCCATCATATATAATCAGGCATGCAGGACAATTACATCAACTGATCTGAAGCACCACCCTTAACGACCATCCAATTCCTATATGAGTACAAATACCCTGTGAATGATGACTGCACATGCAAGAAAGGCTTTACAAGAATAAAGGAAAAAGAAGATGCAGGACTTGTAATCGGTTTCAATACCCAGGTTTGGATATTGATCCAGCTTACATGAGACTCTTCACTTAGAGAACCAATATGTCATCTTATAACTCCAACAAGCAAAACCTTTTTGAATAGAGTACTAAACTGGGATACAGAGCTAAAATAAAATCACTGTTTCCTCTAGAAGAATGCAACAGGAAGCAACAGGAAGCAACAGACTTATCATTTCCCATCCACCGAGGGTTCTTGCAAGATAACTATGTAAACTAATGTGTTCAAACGAGAGACTGTATTCTACAACAAAAAGAACTAAGGATTTAACCCTACTAGAATTTGGCATGAAAAAAAGATATATGTCACGTTGCAAAGCCACTGAACTTATTCCAAATTAAAAGTCCATAGGCATACACCGTATCCACCGTTACAAACATCATATTTCACTGCTTAAATATTTCTGTCACCGGGAAGAGCGCGGAAGAGAGCTATCATCACGAAGAGGGTGAAGGCTAGCTGGAGACACAGAGGACGAAACTGCAGTCTAGTAAACAATTGTTTGTTCAGAATTAATCTGCATCCTTTGCATGCGCTATTTCTACTACCTACAGACCTTAGCGAATTGGCTTAAAACTAATCTTGGCTATAATCTGATAACCGATGGGATACCGCAAACATTAGTTTTTAAGCATGTAATACTGTATATTCATGCAATCTTGGTGAAGCTCATCTGCCTGTCACACACGCAAAATTCTTCAATCTATAAACTTTGTTAGTTTTATTGTTTTCATCATACCACCAGAGGCAATTCAGCTTATGGAAACTATGATAATCACTCGAAAATTAGAAACAATAATGAACATAGGACTTCAGTTCTATCCAACAACAAATATCTTATGGATTAATTTAAATTCATCACGGATCAGAGGCAGTCCAATGTCATCTCAGGTCTTCCGTAACTGATACCTTACCGCGGATTTTATTTTATACTGAAGAAATTGTTCTGATACAAAAGAACCTGATGAATCTGATATTCAACTCAATCAGCCTTCTGAGACAGAGACAGTGACTCATACATTAAAATCTGAACAGAACCAGCTGAGAAAATTCAATCAAACATCTAACACTTGGCTTCAATGGTGCAAAACAAATTTACCAAAAGCTCCTTTAAATTCAACTTAAGGCAAATCATACCTCGCAGCAGTATTACCAAAAAAAGGCCACATATGAgtaaatttaattaataaattaaataagttGTAAAAACTATATAATAATGCACAAAAGGTATCAATATGATAGATAAACACATACCAACATATTATACTGAATAAAAACTGTTGTCCATCGTATTCATTAACATAGCAGTTTCATTAACTCAAgaacaacaaaaataaaaaatcttATCCGTGCACTAGGTTGATAAGAAAACTGTAGTAAGCTCAAATCTTCTCCTATAGACTACTAAGATATCATTTAAACATCACAACTTTTGCAAGATTGTTCCGgtcaaaaaaatattatgaatttCATTTTTTAACCCAGAATGCCCCGTTAATTAGAACTTTTACCCTTGAACCttaaatattcattttcatcaaaGCGTAATAAAAATTTAGACCCACCCCAAATAAACTTTCACAATCATTACCTGAAACCAAAAATATCACTCCCAATCTATATATCCTTAAGAAAACAAGAACTACATACTAAGATAGTTTATACAAAAGTATTTGTACTAAAAATTTAATTAAACAACTTGCAAGATAATTGTCCGggcttcattattttcttcaaaAACATACCTAAAACCCCTTAAACCTACAACACATCAATTCACCCTCACAACCCACCACAACCCAAAACCAAAAAAACAATTAAACCCGACAACCAAACACGAAAACCAAAACAACCCAGATCCCAAAATTTCACAATTCACACATACCAACAAAACCCACATAAAAATATACACACAAAAACATCAAAACACATACaattcaagaaaaataaaaaCCTGGGAGTCAATAATTTTGCCGAAACGAGAGAACGCATCTTCAAGCTGACGCTCAGTGACTTCCCACGATAATCCCCCAACAAATATTCGATATTCTTGAGGCTCTTTAGCACCAGACATTTTTCTTTTAATTGTAACCTGTAATAAACAATTAATCAAAATTACAACAATTAATTGACGTAAAATTGAAAGATAATATGTGTAATTGAGCATATACGATACCTTGTTCGTGTGAATTTTGTGGATTGGGGTTTAGTTTGAGAGGTGTTTGTAAACCCTAGATCTATTGCTTATATAATAATTTGGGCGAGCCTGTTTATTTCTTGGCTTATTTAGTTTTATGTGTCAAGCTTAGACAAAAAGTTTAAGTTAGCCATCAAGATTTTAAAATATTCGGTTCCGTCATTGATATTTTACGGCAAGGACATCATTACCCGAAATTTTATATATACGAGTATTCGTATTGTTTAAGAATCGGTTTCGTCTAATGCGTAAAGGTGTACACCGATCCAAATTCACCTTATTTCATCGGATTTAAATCGTTTATTTAACTCAAACATATTTTGGTTGAAAAATAGTAAATTCAATTTATaggtttcaatttttttaacccatcttttaataaaaatattagaatttaataaatttatataaCCTAATCTTTTAATATGTTATATATGAGGATCATTACGGAGGAATTGCATGTGTGATTGTTTAAATTCATAGTTTTTCGTTTATTTCTTCTCCTTCATCCCTTCACCATTCTCCTTTGCATATTTATCTATTTTACATACATTGAGAACAATGCATAATTTAGGTATGGGGGTTTagtgtaatttttttaaaaaaaattcaaaaaattcaaaaaaaatttaaaaattgaaaaaaaataatcaaaaatagAGAATTTTTTAGCTAAGTTGTCTTGACCTCTCTTGAAATTTAATAGTAGTTGGTGCTAgcgtatttttagaattttatatCTATGTGCCTTTTAGATAATTTGACATAGTTGTGTAAGGTGTCTTTTTGGAACGTGTGTCGAACGATTTTCA is a window of Apium graveolens cultivar Ventura chromosome 11, ASM990537v1, whole genome shotgun sequence DNA encoding:
- the LOC141696938 gene encoding glycine-rich RNA-binding protein RZ1C isoform X1 gives rise to the protein MSGAKEPQEYRIFVGGLSWEVTERQLEDAFSRFGKIIDSQIMMERDTGRPRGFGFLTFADRRGMEDAIREMHGRELGDRAISVNKAQPKMGGDDAGQRYSAGYPSGGRGSYGGDRSSGPDECFKCGRPGHWARDCPSAGGGRVGGHLSSVSRFAGSGGRGDRFGDRYGERDRFVDDRYDGGRYGGDRYEIRETKYGSRDYVTDRYPPSSDRFVGDRYGDSDRYPTNGYGKERLYERDAGPRRSSERYGGGGPARYEGKGYRDRAGPYDRPRRAGQPSSFDRY
- the LOC141696937 gene encoding protein NUCLEAR FUSION DEFECTIVE 4-like, encoding MSPNMMKTLTLQILAGRWFMMFASFLIMSVAGATYMFSLYSGDIKSVLGYDQSTLNLLSFFKDLGANVGVLSGLINEVTPPYVVLSIGAVLNFFGYFMIWLAVTKRISTPQVWHMCLYLCIGANSQSFANTGALVTCVQNFPESRGAVLGILKGFVGLSGAIITQIYHAAYGSNTKSLILLIGWLPAAVSFVFLRTIRILKVVRQVNELKIFYKFLYISLGLAGFLMVAIIVDKQVSFTRNQFRGSTAVVVFFLMLPLAVVVQEEYNLWKVKQQAKVEISLSQVNVITEKPSQETPVPVSNQPPASPKDDSCMQNVFRPPARGDDYTILQALFSMDMLILFVATTCGVGGTLTAIDNLGQIGISQGYSKHSISTFVSLVSIWNYLGRVVAGFLSETLLKNYKFPRPLMLTTTLILSCVGHLLIAFNVPNSLYFASIIIGFCFGAQWPLLFAIISEIFGLKYYSTLYNFGSVASPIGLYVLNVRVTGDLYDKEALKQLRASGRDRIKGESLECIGDECFKLAFIIITVVTAFGALASVVLVLRTRKFYKSDIYKKFREAAESENALAVKDVPAIKS
- the LOC141696938 gene encoding glycine-rich RNA-binding protein RZ1C isoform X2, with product MMERDTGRPRGFGFLTFADRRGMEDAIREMHGRELGDRAISVNKAQPKMGGDDAGQRYSAGYPSGGRGSYGGDRSSGPDECFKCGRPGHWARDCPSAGGGRVGGHLSSVSRFAGSGGRGDRFGDRYGERDRFVDDRYDGGRYGGDRYEIRETKYGSRDYVTDRYPPSSDRFVGDRYGDSDRYPTNGYGKERLYERDAGPRRSSERYGGGGPARYEGKGYRDRAGPYDRPRRAGQPSSFDRY